One segment of Clostridium botulinum DNA contains the following:
- a CDS encoding chloride channel protein, which translates to MNIIIAKFKSIKRYIITFFLWVVVAGITGLIGGFIGSLFHLSVEYATSFRIENDWIIFMLPLGGALIICLYKILKLGSNIGTNLVIDSIRTDGKVPFSMSPLIFISTVITHLFGGSAGREGAALQLGGSIGSQVGKILHLDEKDMHLITLCGMSGVFSALFGTPLTATFFAMEVISVGIIYYSSFIPCIVSSIVAYKVSLLFGLEPVRFNINVIPNISTENIIKVAILGALCALVSIIFCETLHKTNKFLSNLIKNDYLRIICGGLAIVALTFIVGSRDYNGAGMNIIANAINGQAKPEAFILKIIFTAITISVGYKGGEIVPTFFIGATFGCVVGGLIGLDPRLGAAIGLVALFCGVVNTLITSVILSIELFGSGALILFAVACGVSYMLSGYFSLYSSQKIVYSKLKAEFINRDAE; encoded by the coding sequence TTGAATATAATTATTGCAAAATTCAAATCGATAAAAAGATATATAATTACTTTTTTTCTATGGGTTGTTGTTGCAGGAATTACAGGTTTGATAGGTGGTTTTATAGGAAGCCTGTTTCATCTTAGTGTTGAATATGCAACAAGCTTTAGAATAGAAAATGATTGGATAATATTTATGCTACCACTTGGTGGGGCTCTTATAATATGTTTATATAAAATATTGAAATTAGGAAGTAATATAGGCACAAATTTGGTTATAGACTCTATTCGTACAGATGGAAAAGTACCTTTTTCTATGTCACCTCTTATATTTATAAGCACCGTAATAACTCATCTTTTTGGAGGATCAGCTGGTAGAGAAGGAGCGGCTTTACAACTTGGTGGTAGTATTGGTTCACAAGTGGGAAAAATTCTACATCTTGATGAAAAGGATATGCACTTAATTACTTTGTGTGGAATGAGTGGTGTTTTTTCTGCATTATTTGGAACTCCTTTAACAGCAACATTTTTTGCTATGGAAGTTATAAGTGTTGGAATCATTTATTATTCTAGTTTTATTCCGTGCATAGTTTCATCAATTGTTGCTTATAAAGTATCATTACTATTTGGCCTGGAACCAGTCCGTTTTAATATAAATGTTATTCCGAATATTTCAACAGAAAATATAATAAAAGTTGCAATTTTAGGGGCTTTATGTGCATTGGTGAGTATTATATTTTGTGAGACTCTACACAAAACTAATAAATTTTTAAGCAATTTAATAAAAAATGACTATCTTAGAATAATTTGTGGTGGCTTAGCTATAGTTGCACTTACGTTTATTGTGGGGTCTAGAGATTATAATGGAGCAGGAATGAACATTATAGCTAATGCAATTAATGGACAAGCAAAACCAGAAGCATTTATTTTAAAAATTATTTTTACAGCTATTACTATAAGCGTTGGGTACAAAGGAGGAGAAATCGTTCCTACATTTTTTATTGGTGCGACATTTGGATGTGTAGTAGGAGGATTAATTGGTTTGGATCCAAGGTTAGGAGCTGCAATTGGACTAGTTGCTTTGTTCTGTGGTGTAGTTAATACACTAATTACTTCAGTAATATTAAGTATAGAACTTTTTGGTTCTGGTGCCCTTATTTTATTTGCAGTTGCTTGTGGTGTTAGTTATATGTTATCGGGGTATTTTAGTCTTTATAGTAGTCAAAAAATAGTTTATTCAAAACTTAAAGCTGAATTTATAAATAGAGATGCTGAGTAA
- a CDS encoding aldo/keto reductase — translation MDRVKLNENFELSRIVQGMWRANKWNKSPKEVLKFMQECIELGITSFDTADIYMTEELQGNAMNLKKSLRYNIEIITKCGIKLPGRLVDCKVHHYDSSKDHIKFSIESSLKRLQTDYVDLLLIHRPDYLMNPEEMAEAFNELHNEGKVLNFGVSNFTPSQVDMLKTYLDFPIVTNQVEISPVRLEPFIDGTLDNCLKNKMTPMAWSPLAGGKIFNVEDERGRRLMTTLNKIKEKNNIFSIDEVIYAWLLYHPSNIIPIIGSGKIERVKLAVDSLKVKLTREDWYEIWQSSTGKEID, via the coding sequence GTGGATAGAGTTAAATTAAATGAAAATTTTGAACTTTCGAGAATTGTTCAAGGTATGTGGAGAGCAAATAAGTGGAATAAAAGTCCTAAAGAAGTATTGAAATTTATGCAAGAATGTATTGAACTTGGAATTACTTCTTTTGACACGGCAGATATATATATGACTGAAGAGTTACAAGGTAATGCTATGAATTTAAAAAAGTCATTAAGATATAACATTGAAATAATAACTAAGTGTGGAATAAAGTTGCCAGGAAGGTTAGTTGATTGTAAAGTTCATCATTATGATTCTAGTAAAGATCATATAAAATTTTCAATTGAAAGTTCGTTAAAAAGATTACAAACGGATTATGTTGATTTATTATTAATTCACAGACCGGATTATTTAATGAATCCAGAAGAAATGGCAGAAGCTTTTAATGAATTACATAATGAAGGTAAAGTATTAAACTTTGGAGTATCTAATTTCACTCCATCTCAAGTTGATATGCTTAAAACGTATTTAGATTTTCCGATTGTTACAAATCAAGTTGAAATATCACCAGTGCGTTTAGAACCTTTTATAGATGGTACTTTAGATAATTGTTTAAAGAACAAAATGACGCCTATGGCATGGTCTCCTTTAGCTGGTGGAAAAATATTTAATGTGGAAGATGAGAGAGGGAGGAGACTTATGACTACTTTGAATAAAATAAAAGAAAAGAATAATATATTTTCTATAGATGAAGTTATTTATGCTTGGCTTTTATATCATCCTTCAAATATAATTCCTATTATTGGGTCAGGTAAAATTGAAAGGGTTAAATTAGCAGTAGATTCGTTAAAAGTGAAATTAACTAGAGAAGATTGGTATGAAATATGGCAAAGTTCTACTGGAAAAGAAATCGATTAG
- a CDS encoding phosphoribosylformylglycinamidine synthase, with product MLNIKSIFVEKKSGFDVEAQGLLRDFKENLGVANLENVRLINKYIISDISDEYYNKALHTIFSELTVDNIYESELPINEDEIAFAVEFLPGQYDQRADSASECISLLTEEDKAYIKSAKIIVLKGNINKEEIDKIKLYYINPVDSREVDINSKDITSTSNIPKDVLILNGFIEKSLEELQEFHSDYGLAMSIEDLVMIKDYFKKENRDPSITEIRVIDTYWSDHCRHTTFSTILENIEFEDNKYTKPIKKSYENYMKSREYVYGEKEKEKTLMDIAVIAMKELRKRGKLDDLDISEEINACSINVKIETNNGLEDYLVMFKNETHNHPTEIEPFGGAATCLGGAIRDPLSGRTYVYQAMRVTGAGDPTVSIEETLKGKLPQRTITLGAAHGYSSYGNQIGLATGQVQEIYHPNYVAKRMEVGAVIAAAPKENVVREEPKLGDVIILLGGRTGRDGVGGATGSSKEHTIDSLNECGAEVQKGNAPTERKIQRLFRNSKVAKMIKRCNDFGAGGVSVAIGELCRGLDIDLDKVTKKYEGLDGTELAVSESQERMAVIVTKENADEFIRLSNEENLEATLVAHVTDTDKLRLYWRGKKIVDLDRSFLDTNGASQKVSVKVNGPTQYPYEVYDVNVKDTWINNLKDLNIASQKGLVERFDSTIGAGTVIMPFGGKYANTPAEGMAAKIPVLGGESKDATIMTFGFNPYLGTWSQYHMAYYSVIESITKLSAMGGDYRKARLTFQEYFEKLGKDETRWGKPFAALLGAYEAQMQLGIAAIGGKDSMSGSFGELDVPPTLVSFAVGIEKASKIISPEFKGVNSKLVLLKTEKLEDGTIDMNKFKKNLEVLYKLIEEEKVISASAVKFGGVAECLTKMSLGNRIGTEFNNLTKDELFGFNYGSLLLEVKNEIDINEEFKDCLYKEVGKTISSQKIISKEYDLKLDIENLEEIYEKKLNSVFKIKTEDVSQKIETVLYEKKEISSPAIKLAKPRVVIPVFPGNNCEYDCRRAFEKEGAKVSEVVFRNITKEALVESIERLKSEIDKSQIIMIPGGFSAGDEPDGSGKFIATVLRNEKIKESVMELLKNRDGLALGVCNGFQALIKLGLVPYGEIVDIKEDMPTLTYNNINRHMSSIVRTKVVSNKSPWFNEVNVGDIHSIAISHGEGRFVAPESLIKELINNGQVATQYVDLQGDVALNMPYNPNGSMYGIEGITSPDGRVLGKMAHSERIGENLYRNIPGNFDQKIFRSGVNYFK from the coding sequence ATGTTAAATATTAAGAGTATATTCGTTGAAAAGAAAAGCGGATTTGATGTAGAAGCACAGGGCTTACTAAGAGATTTTAAAGAAAATTTAGGAGTAGCTAATTTAGAGAATGTAAGGCTTATAAATAAATATATTATTTCGGATATAAGTGATGAGTACTATAATAAAGCACTACATACTATTTTTTCAGAATTAACAGTTGATAATATTTATGAATCAGAATTGCCTATAAATGAAGATGAAATAGCCTTTGCAGTAGAATTTTTACCAGGACAATATGATCAGAGAGCAGATTCAGCTTCAGAATGTATATCATTATTGACTGAAGAAGATAAAGCTTATATAAAATCAGCTAAGATAATTGTGTTAAAGGGAAATATTAATAAGGAAGAAATTGATAAAATAAAATTATATTATATAAACCCAGTCGATTCAAGAGAAGTGGATATAAATAGTAAAGACATTACATCAACTTCAAACATACCTAAAGATGTTCTTATATTAAATGGATTCATAGAAAAAAGTTTAGAAGAATTACAAGAATTTCATTCAGATTATGGTCTTGCTATGAGTATTGAAGATCTTGTTATGATAAAAGACTATTTTAAAAAAGAAAATAGAGATCCATCAATCACTGAAATCAGAGTTATAGACACTTATTGGTCAGATCACTGTAGACATACTACATTTTCTACAATATTAGAAAATATAGAGTTTGAAGATAATAAATATACAAAACCAATTAAAAAAAGCTATGAAAATTACATGAAATCTAGAGAATATGTATATGGAGAAAAAGAAAAAGAAAAAACTCTTATGGACATTGCAGTTATAGCAATGAAAGAACTTAGAAAAAGAGGAAAGCTTGATGATTTAGATATATCAGAAGAAATAAATGCATGCTCTATTAATGTAAAAATTGAAACTAATAATGGATTAGAAGATTATCTAGTTATGTTTAAAAATGAAACTCATAACCATCCTACTGAGATTGAACCTTTTGGTGGAGCCGCAACTTGTTTAGGTGGAGCAATAAGAGATCCATTATCAGGTAGAACATACGTGTATCAAGCTATGAGAGTTACAGGAGCTGGTGATCCAACAGTTTCAATTGAAGAAACTTTAAAAGGAAAACTTCCTCAAAGAACTATAACTTTAGGAGCAGCACATGGATATAGCTCTTATGGTAATCAAATAGGTCTTGCAACTGGACAAGTTCAAGAAATTTATCATCCTAATTATGTAGCAAAAAGAATGGAAGTTGGAGCAGTTATTGCAGCGGCACCAAAAGAAAATGTTGTTCGCGAAGAACCAAAATTAGGCGATGTAATTATCTTACTTGGAGGAAGAACAGGTAGAGATGGAGTTGGTGGAGCAACAGGATCATCAAAAGAACATACAATAGATTCACTTAATGAATGTGGAGCAGAAGTTCAAAAGGGAAATGCTCCTACTGAAAGAAAAATTCAAAGATTATTTAGAAATTCAAAAGTAGCCAAAATGATTAAAAGATGTAATGATTTTGGTGCAGGTGGGGTTTCAGTTGCTATTGGAGAATTATGCAGAGGATTAGATATAGATTTAGATAAAGTAACAAAAAAATATGAGGGATTAGACGGGACAGAACTTGCAGTTTCAGAATCACAAGAAAGAATGGCAGTGATTGTAACAAAAGAAAATGCAGATGAGTTTATTAGACTTTCAAATGAGGAAAATCTAGAAGCAACATTAGTAGCTCACGTTACAGATACTGATAAACTTAGATTATACTGGAGAGGCAAAAAAATAGTGGATTTAGATAGAAGCTTTTTAGATACAAATGGAGCAAGTCAAAAAGTATCTGTTAAGGTTAATGGGCCAACACAGTATCCATATGAAGTTTATGATGTAAATGTAAAAGATACATGGATAAATAACTTAAAAGATTTAAATATAGCATCTCAAAAGGGACTAGTCGAAAGATTTGATTCAACTATTGGAGCAGGAACAGTAATTATGCCTTTTGGAGGTAAATATGCAAACACTCCAGCTGAAGGAATGGCAGCTAAAATTCCAGTGCTTGGTGGGGAAAGCAAAGATGCTACAATAATGACTTTTGGATTTAATCCATATCTAGGAACTTGGAGTCAATATCATATGGCATATTACTCAGTAATAGAATCAATAACAAAACTTTCAGCTATGGGTGGAGATTATAGAAAAGCTAGATTAACTTTTCAAGAGTATTTCGAAAAACTAGGAAAAGATGAAACAAGATGGGGAAAGCCATTTGCAGCACTACTTGGAGCTTATGAAGCACAAATGCAACTTGGAATTGCAGCAATTGGAGGAAAAGATTCAATGTCAGGAAGCTTTGGAGAGTTGGATGTACCTCCAACATTAGTTTCATTCGCAGTTGGAATTGAAAAAGCTAGCAAAATAATATCTCCAGAATTTAAGGGTGTAAATTCAAAATTAGTGTTACTTAAAACTGAAAAATTAGAAGATGGCACTATAGATATGAATAAGTTTAAAAAGAATTTAGAGGTTCTTTATAAATTAATAGAAGAAGAAAAAGTTATTTCCGCATCTGCAGTTAAATTTGGCGGTGTTGCTGAATGTTTAACTAAGATGTCACTTGGAAATAGAATCGGTACAGAGTTTAATAATTTAACTAAGGATGAGTTATTCGGATTTAATTATGGAAGTTTATTATTAGAAGTTAAAAATGAAATTGATATAAATGAAGAATTCAAAGATTGTTTATATAAAGAAGTAGGTAAAACAATCTCTTCTCAAAAAATAATATCTAAAGAATATGACTTGAAATTAGATATTGAAAATTTAGAAGAAATATATGAAAAAAAATTAAATAGCGTATTTAAGATAAAAACTGAAGATGTTTCACAAAAGATAGAAACTGTTTTATATGAGAAAAAAGAAATTTCATCACCAGCTATTAAATTAGCTAAACCAAGAGTCGTGATTCCAGTTTTCCCAGGAAATAATTGTGAATATGACTGTAGAAGAGCTTTTGAAAAAGAGGGGGCTAAGGTTTCGGAAGTAGTATTTAGAAATATTACAAAAGAAGCATTAGTAGAATCAATAGAAAGACTTAAATCTGAGATAGATAAATCTCAAATAATAATGATTCCAGGAGGATTCTCAGCGGGAGATGAACCAGATGGATCAGGTAAATTTATAGCAACTGTGCTTAGAAATGAAAAGATTAAAGAATCAGTAATGGAATTATTAAAGAATAGAGATGGATTAGCTTTAGGAGTTTGTAATGGCTTCCAAGCTTTAATTAAATTAGGATTAGTACCGTACGGTGAAATTGTTGATATAAAAGAAGATATGCCTACATTAACTTACAACAATATAAATAGACATATGTCTTCAATAGTTAGAACAAAAGTGGTTTCTAATAAATCACCATGGTTTAATGAAGTAAATGTAGGAGATATACATTCAATAGCAATTTCTCATGGAGAAGGAAGATTTGTTGCACCTGAAAGTTTAATAAAAGAATTAATAAATAATGGACAAGTAGCAACTCAATATGTTGATCTTCAAGGCGATGTGGCACTTAATATGCCATATAATCCAAATGGATCAATGTATGGAATTGAAGGAATAACAAGTCCAGATGGAAGAGTACTTGGAAAAATGGCTCATTCAGAAAGAATAGGTGAAAATTTATATAGAAATATTCCAGGAAACTTTGATCAAAAGATATTTAGATCAGGAGTTAATTACTTTAAGTAA
- the purE gene encoding 5-(carboxyamino)imidazole ribonucleotide mutase — MKVAIFFGSKSDTEIMKGAANALKEFNVDYKAYILSAHRVPEKLEETIKMVESKGCEVIIAGAGLAAHLPGVIASKTILPVIGVPINAALDGLDSLLSIVQMPKSIPVATVGINNSYNAGMLALQMIALKDDELRERLIEFRENMKKNFIDENGEGVEL, encoded by the coding sequence ATGAAGGTAGCAATATTTTTTGGAAGTAAATCAGATACAGAAATCATGAAGGGAGCGGCAAATGCTTTAAAAGAATTTAATGTTGATTATAAAGCGTATATCCTTTCAGCACATAGAGTTCCAGAAAAATTAGAAGAAACTATAAAAATGGTTGAAAGCAAAGGGTGTGAAGTAATAATTGCAGGAGCAGGGCTTGCAGCACATTTGCCAGGAGTTATTGCATCAAAAACAATACTTCCTGTAATTGGAGTTCCTATTAATGCAGCACTTGATGGACTAGATTCATTACTTTCAATAGTGCAAATGCCAAAATCAATTCCTGTTGCAACTGTTGGAATAAATAATAGTTATAATGCTGGGATGCTAGCATTACAAATGATAGCTTTAAAAGATGATGAATTAAGAGAAAGATTAATTGAATTTAGAGAAAATATGAAAAAGAATTTTATAGATGAAAATGGGGAAGGGGTAGAACTATAA
- the purC gene encoding phosphoribosylaminoimidazolesuccinocarboxamide synthase has translation MEKLEMLYEGKAKQIYATDKADEVVIYYKDDATAFNGEKKGQITDKGVMNNKITSILFEQLEKQGIKTHFIKKLNDREQLCKKVEIVPLEVIVRNVAAGSMAKRLGLEEGTKLKTTVFEFSYKDDELGDPLINSYHAVAIGAATFEEIDTILEMTAKINNILKEAFAKENINLIDFKIEFGKCADGTIVLADEISPDTCRFWDATTGEKLDKDRFRRDLGNVEDAYIEILKRISK, from the coding sequence ATGGAAAAATTAGAAATGTTATATGAGGGAAAAGCAAAACAAATATATGCAACAGATAAGGCTGATGAAGTAGTAATTTACTATAAAGATGATGCAACAGCATTTAATGGAGAGAAAAAAGGACAAATTACAGATAAAGGTGTAATGAATAATAAGATTACTTCAATATTATTTGAACAATTAGAAAAACAAGGAATTAAAACTCACTTCATTAAGAAATTAAATGATAGAGAACAATTATGTAAAAAAGTTGAAATAGTTCCACTAGAAGTGATAGTAAGAAATGTTGCAGCTGGTAGTATGGCTAAAAGATTAGGCCTTGAAGAAGGAACTAAGCTTAAAACTACAGTATTCGAATTTTCTTATAAAGATGATGAACTAGGAGATCCATTAATAAATAGTTATCATGCAGTAGCAATTGGAGCTGCAACCTTTGAAGAAATAGACACTATTTTAGAGATGACAGCTAAAATTAACAACATATTAAAAGAAGCATTTGCAAAAGAAAATATTAATTTAATTGATTTTAAAATAGAATTTGGTAAATGTGCAGATGGAACTATAGTTTTAGCTGATGAAATTTCACCTGATACTTGTAGATTTTGGGATGCTACTACAGGAGAAAAATTAGATAAAGATAGATTTAGAAGAGATTTAGGTAATGTAGAGGATGCCTATATTGAAATTTTAAAGAGAATATCTAAATAA
- the purF gene encoding amidophosphoribosyltransferase translates to MTNSEFELIMDPSLDKFKDECGVFGVYTNKPLDVASMTYYGLYALQHRGQESAGIAVADGEKIEMHKGLGLITDAFKHEDLEKLRGHIAIGHVRYSTAGGKGIENAQPILTTSKIGSIAMAHNGNLVNDDVIRELLEDAGQIFHTSSDSEVIACLIARSAKKGLTRAVVDAISAIRGSFALTIMSTDKLIGARDPHGIRPLSLGKIDEGYILTSESCALDAIGAELVRDIEPGEIIIIDDEGIHSYKYSENTVCQTCAFEYIYFARPDSKIDGLEVHTSRVRAGEQLYKEHPIDADLVIAVPDSGIPAAIGYAKASGIPYDTGFIKNRYVGRTFISPSQEIRERAVAVKLNPLKVNIEGKRVILIDDSIVRGTTSKHLIESLKRAGVKEINFLIASPGVKYPCHFGIDTPYRSELIAANNSVEEIRDIIGADYLGYLSEDGVKESCRGKKGFCMGCFNGIYPVATPIETPNQFER, encoded by the coding sequence ATGACGAATTCAGAGTTTGAATTAATTATGGATCCAAGCTTAGATAAATTTAAAGATGAATGTGGAGTTTTTGGAGTTTATACAAACAAGCCTTTAGATGTTGCGTCAATGACTTACTATGGTCTTTATGCACTTCAACATAGAGGGCAAGAAAGTGCAGGAATTGCAGTAGCTGATGGGGAAAAAATAGAAATGCATAAGGGGCTAGGATTAATTACAGATGCATTTAAACATGAGGATTTAGAAAAGTTAAGAGGTCATATAGCTATAGGTCATGTAAGATATTCAACAGCTGGTGGCAAGGGAATAGAAAATGCTCAACCAATACTTACTACTTCTAAAATAGGTTCAATTGCAATGGCTCACAATGGAAATTTAGTTAATGATGATGTTATAAGAGAATTACTTGAGGATGCTGGGCAAATATTTCATACATCAAGTGACTCTGAAGTAATAGCATGTCTTATAGCAAGAAGTGCAAAAAAAGGTCTTACAAGGGCTGTAGTTGATGCAATATCTGCTATAAGAGGGTCATTTGCATTAACAATTATGTCAACAGATAAATTAATAGGGGCTAGAGATCCTCATGGAATTAGACCACTTTCGCTTGGAAAAATTGATGAGGGATATATATTAACATCGGAAAGTTGTGCTTTAGATGCAATAGGTGCAGAGCTTGTAAGAGATATTGAACCAGGGGAAATTATTATTATAGATGACGAAGGAATTCATTCTTATAAATATTCTGAAAACACAGTATGTCAAACTTGTGCTTTTGAATATATTTATTTTGCAAGACCTGACTCTAAAATTGATGGATTAGAGGTTCATACTTCAAGAGTTAGAGCAGGTGAACAATTATATAAAGAACATCCAATAGATGCTGATTTAGTAATTGCAGTTCCAGATTCGGGAATACCAGCAGCGATAGGATATGCTAAAGCTTCAGGAATTCCTTATGATACAGGATTTATTAAAAATAGATATGTTGGAAGAACATTCATATCACCTTCTCAAGAAATTAGAGAAAGAGCGGTTGCCGTTAAATTAAATCCACTAAAAGTAAATATAGAGGGAAAAAGGGTAATTTTAATAGATGATTCAATTGTAAGAGGAACAACTTCAAAGCATTTGATAGAATCACTTAAACGTGCTGGAGTTAAGGAAATAAACTTTTTAATAGCATCACCAGGGGTTAAATATCCATGTCATTTTGGTATAGATACACCATATAGAAGTGAACTTATTGCAGCCAATAATTCAGTAGAAGAAATAAGAGATATTATTGGAGCTGATTACTTAGGATACTTAAGTGAAGATGGTGTAAAAGAAAGTTGTAGAGGTAAAAAAGGATTTTGTATGGGATGCTTCAATGGAATTTATCCAGTAGCTACGCCAATTGAAACGCCAAATCAGTTTGAAAGGTAG
- the purM gene encoding phosphoribosylformylglycinamidine cyclo-ligase codes for MITYKEAGVNIEEGYRSVKLIKEYAAKTMSEYVLNGLGSFAGMVELPSGYEKPVLVSGTDGVGTKLEIAFKNKKYDTVGIDCVAMCVNDILCHGAKPLFFLDYIACGRLEAEVASDLVKGISDGCIQSDCALIGGETAEMPGFYDEGEYDMAGFAVGIVDKEKIINGSRIKDGDKLIGISSSGIHSNGYSLVRKIFTDLNEDFKGEEVWKTLITPTKIYVKPILNLLENFDIKGMAHVTGGGFIENVPRMFNGRELTAVINKDSYPLPAIFERIIEKGVDKDHMYNTFNMGIGFVLAVNEKDVEPIIKALIAMGEKAYEIGYITSGGEGVCLK; via the coding sequence ATGATTACTTACAAAGAAGCAGGAGTTAATATAGAAGAAGGTTATAGATCAGTAAAGTTAATAAAAGAATATGCAGCTAAGACTATGAGTGAATATGTTTTAAATGGGCTTGGAAGTTTTGCAGGTATGGTTGAACTTCCATCAGGATATGAAAAACCAGTGCTAGTTTCAGGAACAGATGGTGTTGGAACAAAGTTAGAAATAGCATTTAAAAATAAAAAGTATGATACTGTTGGAATTGATTGTGTAGCTATGTGTGTAAATGATATTTTATGTCATGGAGCAAAGCCATTGTTTTTCTTAGATTATATAGCTTGTGGAAGACTTGAAGCAGAGGTTGCTTCGGATTTAGTTAAAGGAATTTCAGATGGATGTATTCAATCTGATTGTGCTTTAATTGGTGGAGAAACAGCAGAAATGCCAGGATTTTATGATGAAGGTGAATATGATATGGCAGGATTTGCAGTAGGAATAGTTGACAAAGAGAAGATAATAAATGGTAGCAGAATTAAAGATGGAGACAAACTGATTGGTATTTCCTCTTCTGGAATACACTCTAATGGTTATTCTTTAGTAAGAAAAATATTCACAGATTTAAATGAAGATTTTAAGGGTGAGGAAGTTTGGAAAACATTAATTACGCCAACTAAGATTTATGTTAAGCCTATACTTAATTTACTTGAAAACTTTGATATTAAAGGGATGGCACATGTTACTGGTGGAGGATTTATTGAAAATGTTCCAAGAATGTTTAATGGTAGAGAATTAACTGCTGTAATTAATAAAGATTCTTATCCACTTCCAGCTATATTTGAAAGAATCATTGAAAAAGGTGTAGATAAAGATCATATGTATAACACTTTTAATATGGGAATTGGATTTGTTCTTGCAGTAAATGAGAAAGATGTTGAGCCTATAATAAAAGCTTTAATCGCAATGGGTGAAAAAGCTTATGAAATAGGATATATAACATCTGGAGGTGAGGGTGTTTGTTTAAAATAG
- the purN gene encoding phosphoribosylglycinamide formyltransferase: MFKIAVLVSGGGTDLQSIIDAVENKEIECSIEMVIGSKEGIYALERAKNHNIPTYVVSKKEYKDKSSDKILHLIKGKVDLIVLAGYLAILDGEILKEFNNKIINIHPSLIPAFCGSGMYGLKVHEAVIKSGVKFSGCTVHYVNSEVDGGAILLQDIVPVYFEDDAKSIQKRILEKEHILLPKAIKLISEGKVEIVNGKTKVIEI; this comes from the coding sequence TTGTTTAAAATAGCAGTTTTGGTTTCAGGGGGTGGAACAGACCTCCAATCAATAATCGATGCAGTAGAAAATAAAGAAATAGAATGCAGTATAGAAATGGTAATTGGAAGTAAAGAAGGAATATATGCGTTAGAAAGAGCTAAAAATCATAATATACCTACTTATGTTGTTAGTAAAAAAGAGTATAAAGATAAATCTTCAGATAAAATTTTGCACCTTATAAAAGGAAAAGTAGATTTAATTGTTCTTGCAGGATATCTAGCTATATTAGATGGAGAGATATTAAAAGAATTTAACAACAAAATAATAAATATTCATCCATCATTAATTCCAGCTTTTTGTGGATCAGGAATGTATGGGTTAAAGGTTCATGAGGCGGTTATAAAAAGTGGAGTTAAATTTTCAGGATGTACAGTTCATTATGTGAATTCTGAAGTTGATGGGGGTGCAATACTACTACAAGATATTGTACCAGTTTATTTTGAAGATGATGCAAAAAGTATTCAAAAGAGAATATTAGAAAAAGAACATATACTATTGCCAAAAGCAATTAAGTTAATTAGTGAAGGTAAAGTTGAAATTGTTAATGGTAAAACAAAGGTAATTGAGATATAA